One genomic region from Cydia amplana chromosome Z, ilCydAmpl1.1, whole genome shotgun sequence encodes:
- the LOC134661279 gene encoding acetylcholinesterase-like, with protein MRVVLAALAALAARALGSPHEHRARHHAPDHPLHFPAPAPPQPYRGHGEAVRYNPELDTILPRIDEHETSSKRAKLEDAETSSKREEKYFSNHERDKEVFMADEPQMGPEDDDPLVVRTRKGRVRGITLTAATGKKVDAWFGIPYAQKPLGDLRFRHPRPVESWGEEILNATTLPHSCVQIVDTVFGDFPGAMMWNPNTDMQEDCLYINIVAPRPRPKNAAVMLWVFGGGFYSGTATLDVYDPKILVSEEKVVYVSMQYRVASLGFLFFDTPDVPGNTGLFDQLMALQWVKDNIAYFGGNPHNVTLFGESAGAVSVSLHLLSPLSRNLFSQAIMQSGAATAPWAIISREESILRGIRLAEAVHCPHSRTDMGPMIECLRKKSADELVNNEWGTLGICEFPFVPIIDGSFLDEMPIRSLAHQNFKKTNLLLGSNTEEGYYFILYYLTELFPKEENVGITREQYLQAVRELNPYVTDVARQAIVFEYTDWLNPDDPIKNRNALDKMVGDYHFTCGVNELAHRYAETGNNVYTYYYKHRSKNNPWPSWTGVMHADEINYVFGEPLNPGKNYSPEEVEFSKRMMRYWANFAKTGNPSLSPNGDMTKVHWPVHTAFGREYLSLAVNSSAVGHGLRVKECAFWQKYLPQLISATKKTEPPRNCTGSGSLLRPSLHTLGLGLGVAAAAAPFTHHLLLTHLVSMFVNID; from the exons ATGCGCGTGGTGTTAGCAGCGCTAGCGGCGCTTGCGGCGCGAGCGCTGGGTAGCCCGCACGAACACCGCGCGCGGCATCATGCACCAGACCACCCTCTACATTTTCCGGCGCCAGCTCCTCCACAACCATATAGAGGACATGGCGAAGCAGTGCGCTATAATCCTGAATTAGATACGATCTTACCCCGTATTGATGAACATGAAACCTCTTCGAAACGCGCCAAATTAGAAGATGCTGAAACCTCAtctaaaagagaagaaaaatatttttccaaccATGAACGAGACAAAGAAGTTTTTATGGCCGATGAACCACAAATGGGACCTGAAGACGACGATCCGTTAGTCGTTCGCACTCGTAAGGGCAGAGTTAGAGGTATAACTCTTACAGCTGCGACTGGAAAGAAAGTTGACGCTTGGTTTGGAATTCCTTATGCACAAAAACCTCTAGGTGACTTGAGATTTAGACACCCCAGACCTGTTGAAAGCTGGGGCGAAGAAATTTTAAATGCAACAACACTGCCACATTCATGCGTTCAAATAGTGGATACCGTGTTCGGGGATTTTCCAGGTGCTATGATGTGGAACCCTAACACAGACATGCAGGAGGACTGTCTATATATCAATATAGTCGCACCTCGACCCAGACCAAAAAATGCAGCTGTTATGCTATGGGTATTTGGGGGAGGATTTTATTCTGGAACTGCCACTTTGGATGTGTATGATCCTAAAATCCTGGTGTCCGAAGAAAAGGTTGTCTACGTTTCAATGCAATATCGGGTTGCTTCGCTCGGTTTCCTTTTCTTTGACACACCCGATGTTCCAGGAAACACGGGACTTTTTGATCAATTAATGGCTTTGCAATGGGTCAAAGACAATATAGCATATTTTGGTGGAAATCCTCACAATGTAACGTTATTCGGAGAATCGGCTGGAGCAGTATCTGTCTCCCTTCATTTACTATCACCTCTTTCGAGAAATTTGTTTTCACAGGCAATTATGCAATCGGGAGCTGCAACAGCACCATGGGCTATAATATCAAGAGAAGAAAGTATTTTACGAGGCATACGGTTAGCAGAAGCTGTACACTGTCCTCATTCAAGAACAGACATGGGGCCCATGATTGAATGTCTGCGAAAAAAAAGTGCTGATGAATTAGTGAATAATGAATGGGGGACCTTAGGTATTTGTGAATTTCCTTTCGTTCCTATTATCGACGGTTCCTTTTTAGACGAAATGCCAATCCGTTCTTTAGCGCatcaaaactttaaaaaaacgaatCTTCTCTTAGGGTCAAATACCGAAGAaggatattattttatactatattATTTGACCGAATTATTTCCCAAAGAAGAAAACGTAGGCATTACCAGAGAGCAATATTTACAAGCCGTAAGGGAGTTAAATCCATATGTCACTGATGTGGCTCGGCAAGCAATAGTGTTTGAGTACACTGATTGGTTAAACCCAGATGATCCCATCAAAAATCGTAATGCATTGGATAAAATGGTGGGCGACTACCATTTTACTTGCGGTGTAAATGAGTTAGCACATCGTTACGCGGAGACTGGCAATAAcgtgtatacatattattataaacaccGAAGTAAGAATAACCCGTGGCCATCGTGGACGGGTGTCATGCATGCTGATGAAATCAATTATGTATTTGGCGAGCCTCTGAATCCCGGAAAAAATTATTCACCGGAAGAAGTAGAATTCAGCAAACGAATGATGAGATACTGGGCAAACTTTGCGAAAACTGG AAATCCATCCTTAAGTCCGAATGGAGACATGACTAAAGTACACTGGCCGGTGCACACCGCGTTCGGCAGGGAATATCTGTCTCTGGCAGTCAACTCCAGCGCTGTGGGCCACGGACTACGAGTTAAGGAATGtgctttttggcaaaaatatcTCCCCCAATTAATATCAGCGACAA aaaaaacgGAACCACCCCGGAATTGTACTGGCAGTGGTTCCTTACTGCGTCCGTCGCTGCACACGCTGGGCCTGGGCCTGGGcgtcgcggcggcggcggcgcccttCACACACCACTTGTTGTTGACACATTTAGTGTCCATGTTCGTGAACATTGATTAG